In Janthinobacterium sp. J1-1, a single genomic region encodes these proteins:
- the epsC gene encoding serine O-acetyltransferase EpsC, with translation MHSIDTPAGVDDTVQWNLGPVIAALRVSREEKHKIRHNGRVRELPSREALTTIVNGLSAALFPTHYGRPNLTDESIDYFVGDTLNTTLNRLSEQVRRGLLFSVAPGDPHTEASDDALASKARDITREFAASLPDIRALLVSDVQAAYAGDPAATSVAEIMLCYPGTIAILYHRLAHRLHTLGSPFLARLVADIAHTLTGIDIHPGARIGASFFIDHGTGVVIGETAIIGERVRLYQAVTLGAKRFPADASGVLIKGTPRHPIVEDDVVIYAGATVLGRITIGAGSTVGGNVWLTHSVPANSNVSQAQSRHD, from the coding sequence ATGCACAGCATTGATACTCCGGCCGGCGTCGACGACACGGTCCAGTGGAACCTAGGTCCCGTGATCGCCGCGCTGCGCGTGTCGCGCGAAGAAAAGCACAAGATCCGCCACAATGGCCGCGTGCGCGAACTGCCGTCGCGCGAGGCCCTGACCACCATCGTCAACGGCCTGTCGGCGGCGCTGTTTCCCACCCATTACGGGCGGCCCAACCTGACCGATGAAAGCATCGATTATTTTGTCGGCGACACGCTCAACACCACGCTCAACCGCTTGAGCGAGCAAGTGCGGCGCGGCCTGCTGTTTTCCGTGGCGCCGGGGGATCCACACACCGAGGCCAGCGACGACGCGCTGGCATCAAAAGCGCGCGACATCACGCGCGAGTTCGCCGCCAGCCTGCCCGACATACGCGCGCTGCTGGTGTCCGACGTGCAGGCCGCCTACGCGGGCGACCCGGCCGCCACCTCGGTGGCCGAGATCATGCTGTGCTATCCGGGCACCATCGCCATCTTGTACCACCGCCTGGCGCACCGGCTGCACACGCTCGGCTCACCGTTCCTGGCGCGCCTGGTGGCCGATATCGCCCATACCCTGACCGGCATCGACATCCACCCTGGCGCGCGGATCGGCGCGAGCTTCTTCATCGACCATGGCACCGGCGTGGTGATCGGCGAGACGGCCATCATCGGCGAGCGCGTGCGCCTGTACCAGGCCGTGACCCTGGGCGCCAAGCGCTTCCCGGCCGACGCATCGGGCGTGCTGATCAAGGGCACGCCGCGCCACCCCATCGTCGAAGACGACGTGGTGATCTACGCGGGCGCCACGGTGCTGGGGCGCATCACGATCGGCGCCGGCAGCACCGTGGGCGGCAATGTGTGGCTGACGCATAGCGTGCCGGCGAACAGCAATGTGTCGCAGGCCCAGTCACGGCATGATTGA
- a CDS encoding multidrug effflux MFS transporter, translated as MTKLLTWILAGLAMVGPLAIDTYLPSFPAIVHDFNASPLLVQQTLSFFLFCFAFMMLFYGTLSDSFGRRPVILVSLVLYVIASVGAALAPSLGALLAWRVLQGLSAGAGSVIGRAIVQDRYSGAEAQKILSHIMMVFALAPAIAPVLGGWLQVGLGWRWIFWFLTAFGVLMFVVVWRALPESLPKEQRHAFHLGSIAVNYWNVLRHRQFLLLSTAIGAAFGGFALYIGSAAYFIINILHLPETAFAWLFIPLISGMVFGSALSSKVAHRYSQRQMVWAGFALMLVAAAVNIVYNYFFAAEVPWAVLPLFFYSFALSLAMPPMTLMALNHFPNNSGLASSMQSFIQMLLFALVSGLVAPLLFDSALNLAYGVMGGLVVALACWVLAQGMRRSD; from the coding sequence ATGACTAAATTATTAACCTGGATACTGGCGGGCCTGGCGATGGTCGGACCGCTGGCCATCGATACCTATCTGCCGTCTTTCCCCGCCATCGTCCACGACTTCAACGCCAGCCCCTTGCTGGTGCAGCAGACCCTGAGCTTTTTCCTGTTTTGCTTTGCCTTCATGATGCTGTTCTACGGCACCCTGTCAGACTCGTTCGGCCGCCGCCCGGTGATCCTGGTGTCGCTGGTGCTGTACGTGATCGCCTCGGTCGGCGCCGCGCTGGCGCCCTCGCTGGGCGCTCTGCTGGCCTGGCGCGTGCTGCAGGGCCTGTCGGCCGGCGCCGGTTCCGTCATCGGCCGCGCCATCGTGCAGGACCGCTACTCGGGCGCCGAAGCGCAAAAAATCCTCTCGCACATCATGATGGTGTTTGCGCTGGCGCCGGCGATCGCGCCCGTGCTGGGCGGCTGGCTGCAGGTGGGCCTGGGCTGGCGCTGGATCTTCTGGTTCCTGACTGCCTTCGGCGTGCTGATGTTTGTCGTCGTCTGGCGCGCCCTGCCGGAAAGCCTGCCGAAGGAACAGCGCCACGCCTTCCACCTGGGCAGCATCGCCGTCAACTACTGGAATGTGCTGCGCCACCGCCAGTTCCTGCTGCTGTCGACGGCCATCGGCGCGGCCTTCGGCGGCTTCGCCCTGTATATCGGTTCGGCCGCCTACTTCATCATCAATATCCTGCACCTGCCGGAAACGGCGTTTGCCTGGCTGTTCATTCCCTTGATCAGCGGCATGGTGTTCGGTTCGGCCCTGTCGAGCAAGGTCGCCCACCGCTACAGCCAGCGCCAGATGGTGTGGGCCGGCTTTGCCCTGATGCTGGTGGCGGCCGCCGTCAATATCGTCTATAACTATTTCTTTGCCGCCGAAGTGCCATGGGCCGTGCTGCCCTTGTTCTTCTACTCGTTCGCCCTGTCGCTGGCGATGCCGCCGATGACCCTGATGGCGCTGAACCACTTCCCCAACAACAGCGGCCTGGCGTCGTCGATGCAGTCATTCATCCAGATGCTGCTGTTCGCGCTGGTGTCGGGATTGGTCGCGCCGCTGCTGTTCGACAGCGCCTTGAACCTGGCGTATGGGGTGATGGGTGGACTGGTGGTGGCGCTGGCGTGCTGGGTGCTGGCGCAGGGAATGCGTAGGTCGGATTAG
- a CDS encoding carboxymuconolactone decarboxylase family protein, translating to MTQQRHDFAQASPDANKAMYALEAAIAKLGIEHSLMELIRLRASQINGCAFCVDMHTNDARKAGETERRLYAVSVWHETPFFTARERAVLAWTEAQTLIAQAHPSDEAYAALAAELTPAEMVNVTLAIGAINTWNRLAVGFGKMPA from the coding sequence ATGACACAGCAACGACACGATTTTGCCCAGGCTTCGCCCGACGCCAACAAGGCCATGTATGCGCTCGAAGCGGCCATCGCCAAACTCGGTATCGAGCATTCGCTGATGGAACTGATCCGCCTGCGCGCCTCGCAAATCAATGGCTGCGCCTTTTGCGTCGACATGCATACCAACGACGCGCGCAAGGCCGGCGAAACCGAGCGTCGCCTGTACGCCGTCTCGGTCTGGCACGAAACGCCGTTCTTCACCGCGCGCGAACGGGCGGTGCTGGCCTGGACCGAAGCGCAGACCCTGATCGCGCAAGCCCATCCGTCCGACGAGGCGTATGCGGCGCTGGCGGCCGAACTGACGCCGGCCGAAATGGTCAACGTCACCCTGGCCATCGGCGCCATCAATACCTGGAATCGCCTGGCCGTGGGTTTCGGCAAGATGCCGGCATAA
- a CDS encoding PLP-dependent aminotransferase family protein, producing the protein MELHISLEGRRDLGGQLYRQLSEAIRGGRLADGQQLPPSRLLASQLGLSRKTVSDVYDRLGYEQLLVGKVGVGSFVQAPPASPPPRPSGAPLASSARLAHWDAMPLPLVQGPRSEFPRYTFIGGRATPALFPHDEWRRCVQHALREERGERGNYAPVAGLPVLRTAIAGHAAFSRGIVCTPEQIVVTNGAQQALSLLAQALLEAGDMVVVEEPGYPMARQLFEAMGAHVVGVEVDEEGMVVAQIPDGARLIYATPTHQFPLGMPMSTARRQALLARAGELGAIIIEDDYDSAFRYEGRPTDALQSMDRHGLVAHVGSFSKTMLPELRMGYVVLPPALVRAVQTVKHLTDWHTPSLVQLALARFIEDGHLLRHIRRCHDVYAGRRERLRHWFDGPLAPWFALVPATAGFHVAALVNEHVPLDVAQLLRRARRDGVGLLSIAPFYHGVPHRQGLYLGYGAIDTLDIDAALGILMGILQDMAP; encoded by the coding sequence ATGGAATTACATATCAGCCTGGAAGGCAGGCGCGACCTGGGCGGCCAGTTGTACCGCCAGTTGAGCGAGGCGATACGCGGCGGGCGCCTGGCCGACGGCCAGCAACTGCCGCCGTCGCGCCTGCTGGCCAGCCAGCTGGGGCTGTCACGCAAGACCGTCTCGGACGTGTATGACAGGCTGGGCTATGAACAGCTGCTGGTGGGCAAGGTCGGCGTCGGCAGCTTCGTGCAGGCGCCGCCAGCTTCACCGCCGCCCCGCCCTTCCGGCGCCCCGCTTGCCAGCAGCGCACGCCTGGCGCACTGGGACGCCATGCCGCTGCCGCTGGTGCAGGGCCCGCGCAGCGAATTTCCGCGCTACACCTTTATCGGCGGACGCGCCACGCCGGCCCTGTTTCCGCACGACGAATGGCGGCGCTGCGTGCAACACGCGCTGCGCGAGGAGCGCGGCGAGCGCGGCAACTACGCGCCGGTGGCCGGGCTGCCGGTGCTGCGCACGGCCATCGCCGGCCACGCGGCATTCAGCCGCGGCATCGTCTGCACTCCCGAACAGATCGTGGTCACCAATGGCGCCCAGCAAGCCTTGTCGCTACTGGCACAGGCCCTGCTGGAAGCGGGCGACATGGTGGTGGTGGAAGAGCCGGGCTATCCGATGGCGCGCCAGCTGTTCGAGGCCATGGGCGCGCATGTGGTGGGCGTGGAGGTGGACGAGGAAGGCATGGTGGTGGCGCAAATTCCCGATGGCGCCAGGCTGATCTATGCGACGCCGACCCACCAGTTCCCGCTCGGCATGCCGATGAGCACGGCGCGCCGCCAGGCGCTGCTGGCGCGCGCGGGCGAGTTGGGCGCCATCATTATCGAAGACGATTACGACAGCGCCTTCCGCTACGAAGGCCGGCCCACCGACGCGCTGCAAAGCATGGACCGCCACGGCCTGGTGGCCCATGTGGGCAGTTTTTCCAAGACCATGCTGCCGGAATTGCGCATGGGTTATGTGGTGCTGCCGCCAGCGCTGGTGCGCGCCGTGCAGACCGTGAAACACCTGACGGACTGGCACACGCCCAGCCTGGTGCAACTGGCGCTGGCCCGCTTTATCGAGGACGGCCACTTGCTGCGCCATATCCGCCGCTGCCACGATGTGTATGCGGGCCGGCGCGAACGGCTGCGGCACTGGTTCGACGGCCCGCTGGCGCCGTGGTTTGCACTGGTGCCGGCCACGGCCGGCTTTCACGTGGCCGCGCTGGTCAACGAACACGTGCCGCTCGATGTGGCGCAACTGCTGCGCCGCGCGCGCCGGGACGGCGTGGGGCTGCTGTCGATCGCGCCGTTTTATCACGGCGTGCCACACCGGCAAGGGCTGTACCTGGGTTATGGCGCCATCGACACGCTGGACATCGATGCGGCGCTGGGCATACTGATGGGCATCTTGCAGGACATGGCGCCCTGA
- a CDS encoding DUF1287 domain-containing protein, translated as MRVKLLPMILLAVLSSGALASTSATGLVAAARSQVGVTLSYDPRYERLAYPGGDVPLERGVCTDVVVRAYRKLGADLQVLVHQDMKQAWEVYQKKGRWQMKAPDRNIDHRRVPNLATFFGRHGSSLPVSKDGGNYKPGDIVTWMLPGNLTHIGIVSDKQAAGGVPLVIHNIGAGAREENILFAYPVTGHYRWQGK; from the coding sequence ATGCGCGTCAAACTGTTACCGATGATCCTGCTGGCAGTGCTGTCGTCTGGCGCGCTGGCAAGCACCTCCGCCACTGGCCTGGTGGCCGCCGCCCGCAGCCAGGTCGGCGTGACCCTGTCTTACGATCCGCGCTACGAACGGCTGGCCTATCCGGGTGGCGACGTGCCGCTCGAGCGCGGCGTGTGCACCGACGTGGTGGTGCGCGCCTACCGCAAGCTGGGGGCCGACTTGCAGGTGCTGGTGCACCAGGACATGAAACAGGCGTGGGAGGTCTACCAGAAGAAGGGGCGTTGGCAGATGAAGGCGCCGGACCGCAATATCGATCACCGCCGCGTACCGAACCTGGCGACGTTTTTCGGCCGCCACGGCAGCAGCCTGCCGGTCAGCAAGGATGGCGGCAACTACAAGCCGGGCGATATCGTGACCTGGATGTTGCCGGGCAACCTCACGCATATCGGCATCGTCAGCGACAAACAGGCCGCTGGCGGCGTGCCGCTGGTGATCCACAATATCGGCGCCGGCGCCAGGGAAGAAAACATCCTGTTCGCCTATCCCGTCACCGGCCATTACCGCTGGCAGGGCAAATAA
- a CDS encoding barstar family protein, producing MKPAIYIDGERFSTLDEFFRHFQEQALGGARWGSNLDAFHDVLRGGFGTPEDGFLLIWKNHLLSGSRLGYAETQRVLRRRLTTCHPANLDHVQAELALAEQHQGETVFDWLVEIIRMHGPGGLEQEDGVELFLQ from the coding sequence ATGAAACCCGCTATTTATATCGATGGCGAACGCTTTTCCACGCTTGACGAGTTTTTCAGGCATTTTCAGGAGCAGGCGCTGGGAGGCGCACGCTGGGGCAGCAATCTCGATGCGTTCCACGATGTCCTGCGCGGCGGCTTCGGCACGCCTGAAGACGGCTTTTTGCTCATCTGGAAAAACCATCTGTTATCCGGAAGCCGTCTTGGATATGCCGAGACGCAACGGGTACTGCGGCGGCGGCTCACGACCTGTCATCCAGCCAATCTTGACCATGTGCAGGCAGAGCTGGCGCTCGCGGAACAGCATCAGGGGGAGACTGTGTTCGACTGGCTGGTGGAGATCATCAGGATGCACGGCCCTGGCGGGTTGGAACAGGAAGACGGCGTCGAACTATTCCTGCAGTGA
- the trxC gene encoding thioredoxin TrxC: protein MTPTPPEALHIVCPHCDAVNRLPPARLREQPTCGKCQKDLFTGLPVDLSSARFLKHIERTDIPVLVDFWAPWCGPCRTMTPFYAQAAKTLEPAFRVVKVNTEASQDIAARFAIRSIPTLALFQNGMEVARQPGAVDANTIISWARSKAR from the coding sequence ATGACCCCGACCCCGCCAGAAGCCCTGCATATCGTCTGCCCCCATTGCGACGCCGTCAACCGCCTGCCACCGGCGCGCCTGCGTGAACAGCCCACCTGCGGCAAATGCCAGAAGGACCTGTTCACCGGCCTGCCGGTCGACCTGTCCAGCGCACGCTTTTTGAAGCATATCGAGCGCACCGACATTCCCGTGCTGGTCGACTTCTGGGCCCCATGGTGTGGCCCGTGCCGCACCATGACCCCGTTCTACGCCCAGGCCGCCAAGACCCTGGAGCCGGCCTTTCGCGTGGTCAAAGTCAATACCGAAGCGTCGCAGGATATCGCCGCCCGCTTCGCCATCCGCAGCATTCCCACCTTGGCACTGTTTCAGAACGGCATGGAAGTGGCGCGCCAGCCCGGGGCGGTCGATGCCAATACCATCATCAGCTGGGCACGGTCGAAGGCGCGGTAG
- a CDS encoding LysE/ArgO family amino acid transporter, whose amino-acid sequence MDSAIFLKGMGLGASLIVAIGTQNAFLLKQGLKRHYVLTCILVCLVCDALLISAGVAGMGTVIANNPSFLLWAKAGGATFLIAYGLRAAKSAWRPAALTASTAKAPDGYWAVIGAALAFSLLNPHAFLDTVILLGSIGGQHEGSGRVYFAGGAIMASALWFFVLGFGARYLAPVFAKPVAWRVLDGIIALVMWAIAASLFL is encoded by the coding sequence ATGGATAGCGCAATCTTCTTGAAAGGCATGGGCCTGGGCGCCAGCCTGATCGTGGCCATCGGCACGCAAAACGCGTTCTTGCTGAAACAGGGCCTGAAACGCCATTATGTGCTGACCTGCATCCTGGTCTGCCTGGTGTGCGACGCCTTGCTGATCTCGGCCGGCGTGGCCGGCATGGGCACGGTGATCGCCAACAACCCCAGCTTCCTGCTGTGGGCCAAGGCTGGCGGCGCCACCTTCCTGATCGCCTACGGGCTGCGGGCGGCGAAATCGGCCTGGCGTCCCGCCGCCCTGACGGCCTCGACCGCCAAGGCGCCGGACGGCTACTGGGCCGTGATCGGCGCGGCGCTGGCGTTCAGCCTGCTGAACCCGCACGCCTTTCTCGACACGGTGATCTTGCTCGGTTCGATCGGCGGCCAGCACGAAGGCAGCGGCCGCGTGTATTTTGCCGGCGGCGCCATCATGGCCTCGGCCCTGTGGTTTTTCGTGCTGGGTTTTGGCGCGCGCTACCTCGCGCCCGTGTTCGCCAAGCCCGTGGCCTGGCGCGTGCTCGACGGCATCATCGCGCTGGTGATGTGGGCGATTGCCGCTTCGCTGTTCCTGTAA
- a CDS encoding LysR family transcriptional regulator ArgP, which produces MRVVDYRGLAALDAVIGLGSFEKAAQSLAISQPAVSQRIRTLENLEGTLLVIRSHPPLPTEAGQRLIAHYRQVKLLEAALDAQPGPSTRLPELAIAVNADSAATWIPEALGPLLTPPSCLLDIRLDDQDHTLSQLREGRVFACVTSATDLVAGTTATPLGGMRYLCVAAPAFAQRWFGDGFTAEAVSQAPAITFGSKDALHERYLEHRLGYTGRYPHHVLGSARDFVRLIEMGYAYGMVPLLQAETALAAGRLVDVAAGQALDVPLIWHAWDIQTPLTRTLSDAVIATARRWLLQP; this is translated from the coding sequence ATGCGCGTGGTCGATTACCGTGGGCTGGCGGCGCTCGACGCCGTGATCGGCCTAGGCAGTTTTGAAAAGGCCGCGCAGTCGCTGGCGATCAGCCAGCCGGCCGTGTCGCAGCGCATCCGCACCCTGGAAAACCTGGAAGGCACTTTGCTGGTCATCCGCAGCCACCCGCCGCTGCCGACCGAAGCGGGCCAGCGCCTGATCGCCCACTACCGCCAGGTCAAGCTGCTGGAGGCGGCGCTCGACGCCCAGCCCGGCCCCTCTACCCGCTTGCCCGAGCTGGCGATCGCCGTCAACGCCGACAGCGCCGCCACCTGGATACCGGAAGCGCTGGGGCCGCTGTTGACGCCGCCATCGTGCCTGCTCGATATTCGCCTCGATGACCAGGATCACACCCTGAGCCAGTTGCGCGAGGGACGCGTATTTGCCTGCGTTACCAGCGCCACCGACCTGGTGGCGGGCACCACCGCCACCCCGCTGGGCGGCATGCGCTATCTGTGCGTGGCCGCGCCCGCGTTTGCCCAGCGCTGGTTCGGCGACGGATTTACCGCCGAGGCCGTCAGCCAGGCGCCCGCCATCACCTTCGGCAGCAAGGACGCGCTGCACGAGCGCTACCTGGAACACCGGCTCGGCTATACGGGCCGCTACCCGCACCATGTGCTGGGCTCGGCGCGCGACTTCGTGCGCCTGATCGAAATGGGCTACGCCTATGGCATGGTGCCGCTGCTGCAGGCGGAAACGGCGCTGGCCGCCGGCCGGCTGGTCGACGTGGCGGCCGGCCAGGCGCTCGACGTACCGTTGATCTGGCATGCCTGGGATATCCAGACGCCGCTCACGCGCACCTTGTCCGACGCGGTGATCGCGACGGCCCGCAGATGGCTGCTGCAGCCATGA
- a CDS encoding alpha/beta hydrolase: MSIARTSMLALLAILPLTASLVACTPLTAINALSSSSESSVTPELPYGPLPRQKLDVYAPKSHAGLAPVVVFFYGGNWSTGERADYAFVGHALASRGYVAVIADYRLYPEVHYPEILQDAARAVAWTAVEVRRYGGDPARLFVMGHSAGAYNAAMVALDASLLGRHGMRPQDLRGWIGLAGPYDFLPIENPDARPVFFFPDTPASSQPINHVTAGAPPALLIAPQPGHDKLVNPQRNTGGLAAALRAQGRPVTEQYLDGVSHATLVASLASPLRMLAPTLDRVSTFIDANSTPEANAGNSTLAQPAPQTKTPVR, translated from the coding sequence ATGAGCATTGCGCGCACCTCCATGCTGGCTTTGCTGGCCATCCTTCCCCTGACGGCCAGCCTGGTCGCCTGTACACCGCTGACCGCCATCAACGCGCTGTCCTCCAGCAGCGAGTCGAGCGTCACGCCTGAGCTGCCGTACGGCCCCCTGCCGCGGCAAAAACTCGATGTGTATGCGCCGAAAAGCCATGCGGGCCTGGCACCGGTGGTGGTGTTTTTTTACGGCGGCAACTGGAGCACCGGCGAGCGGGCCGACTACGCCTTTGTCGGCCATGCGCTGGCCTCGCGCGGCTATGTGGCCGTGATCGCCGACTACCGTTTGTATCCCGAGGTGCATTACCCGGAAATATTGCAGGACGCGGCGCGCGCGGTGGCCTGGACGGCGGTCGAAGTACGCCGTTATGGTGGCGACCCGGCCCGCCTGTTCGTGATGGGCCATAGCGCGGGCGCCTATAACGCGGCCATGGTGGCGCTCGACGCCAGTCTGCTGGGCCGCCACGGCATGCGCCCGCAAGACTTGCGCGGCTGGATCGGCCTGGCCGGCCCGTATGACTTTTTGCCGATCGAAAACCCGGACGCCAGGCCCGTGTTTTTCTTCCCCGACACCCCCGCTTCCTCGCAGCCGATCAACCATGTGACGGCGGGGGCGCCGCCGGCGCTGTTGATCGCGCCCCAGCCCGGCCACGACAAGCTGGTCAATCCGCAGCGCAATACCGGTGGCCTGGCCGCCGCCCTGCGCGCGCAAGGCCGGCCCGTGACGGAACAGTATCTCGATGGCGTCAGCCACGCCACCCTGGTCGCCTCGCTGGCCAGTCCCCTGCGCATGCTGGCGCCCACCCTGGACCGGGTCAGCACCTTTATCGACGCCAACAGCACACCCGAGGCGAACGCCGGCAACAGCACCCTGGCCCAGCCGGCGCCGCAAACAAAAACGCCCGTCCGGTAA
- the phaP gene encoding TIGR01841 family phasin (Members of this family are phasins (small proteins associated with inclusions such as PHA granules). Note that several different families of phasins have been named PhaP despite very little sequence similarity to each other.) produces MYPYSRNVTPAAKNHLEAQLSFFNGISKSLFHSVQQISDLHVQLAQSLLEEATIATHNLITVERPEDAFRVAAAAGQPAAEQLRVYQQQLSRVAADAQVELANVAEQHVSETSRTAKALAEEVARTASEETEKNLRKQQETMQRIAEPFQGFQNGNGFSRDQRGAQGREGQSLQSGSQGSAQSASEGAQASASQATGTQSKASSRKE; encoded by the coding sequence ATGTATCCATACTCGCGTAATGTCACCCCTGCCGCCAAAAACCACCTGGAAGCCCAATTGTCGTTCTTTAACGGTATCTCGAAATCGTTGTTCCATTCGGTGCAGCAAATCAGCGACCTGCATGTGCAACTGGCGCAAAGCCTGCTGGAAGAAGCCACCATCGCCACGCATAACCTGATCACGGTGGAACGTCCGGAAGATGCGTTCCGCGTGGCCGCCGCCGCCGGCCAGCCGGCCGCCGAACAGCTGCGTGTGTATCAGCAACAACTGTCGCGCGTGGCTGCCGACGCCCAGGTGGAACTGGCCAATGTGGCTGAACAGCATGTGTCCGAAACCAGCCGCACGGCCAAGGCGCTGGCCGAGGAAGTAGCCCGTACGGCATCGGAAGAAACGGAAAAAAACCTGCGCAAGCAGCAGGAAACCATGCAGCGCATCGCCGAGCCTTTCCAGGGCTTCCAGAATGGCAACGGCTTCAGCCGTGACCAGCGCGGCGCACAGGGCCGTGAAGGTCAAAGCCTGCAAAGCGGCAGCCAGGGCAGCGCCCAGTCGGCCAGTGAAGGTGCGCAAGCGTCGGCCAGCCAGGCTACCGGCACGCAAAGCAAGGCCAGCAGCCGCAAGGAGTAA
- a CDS encoding DUF2628 domain-containing protein: MKPGSTLYADGAGRYAYVHAGFSWPAFFLGTLWAIAKRRWWWLLPMLCLDLALSACSGLADIQGREAAMLLASSVQLSYLLLRGWYGNRWLEASLMRQGYTRVA; the protein is encoded by the coding sequence ATGAAACCAGGCAGTACCCTGTACGCTGACGGCGCCGGCCGTTATGCCTATGTGCACGCGGGCTTTTCCTGGCCCGCGTTTTTCCTCGGCACCCTGTGGGCGATCGCCAAGCGGCGCTGGTGGTGGCTGCTGCCGATGTTGTGCCTGGACCTGGCCTTGTCGGCCTGCAGCGGGCTGGCCGACATCCAGGGCAGGGAGGCGGCGATGCTGCTGGCCAGCAGCGTGCAACTGTCCTACCTGCTGCTGCGCGGCTGGTATGGCAACCGCTGGCTGGAAGCATCACTCATGCGCCAGGGCTACACGCGGGTCGCCTGA
- a CDS encoding YncE family protein, which translates to MKTLQRRTIVTVSALAAALAGLGVASQVIGAAVPGPAAAPAAAPAYSPLPGMPPLVDPKNVYGSIGPSNMSAVVKDHLPRVYVPNLRSNDVYVIDQESLKVVDKFKVGLGPQHVVPSWDLRTLWVANNAERTDKGSLTPIDPLTGKHGKEVAVDDPYNMYYTPDGKSAIVVAEARHRLDFRDPKTMAVQYSIDTPQCGGINHADFSNDGRYAMFTCEFDGTIAKIDLVNRKVDGYLKLQMPAKRFAESGPVGGPANEICSVKKGMPQDIRISPDGKKFFIADMDADGVHIVDGATLKEIGFIQTGVGAHGLYPSRDGKKLYVANRGTHRIHGKRNGKGSVSVIDFATEKVVTQWVIPGGGSPDMGNVSADGKYLWLSGRFDDVVYRINTTSGEVSKVKVGQEPHGLTVWPQPGRYSLGHTGNLR; encoded by the coding sequence ATGAAAACACTCCAACGACGCACCATCGTCACCGTTTCCGCCCTGGCCGCCGCACTCGCCGGCCTGGGCGTGGCCAGCCAGGTCATCGGCGCGGCGGTTCCCGGGCCTGCAGCGGCGCCTGCCGCCGCGCCAGCCTATTCTCCGCTGCCCGGCATGCCGCCGCTGGTCGACCCGAAAAATGTCTACGGCAGCATCGGCCCGTCCAACATGAGCGCCGTGGTGAAGGACCATTTGCCGCGCGTCTATGTGCCCAACCTGCGTTCGAACGATGTGTACGTGATCGACCAGGAAAGCCTGAAAGTGGTCGACAAGTTCAAGGTCGGCCTGGGCCCGCAGCACGTGGTGCCGTCGTGGGACTTGCGCACCCTGTGGGTGGCCAACAATGCCGAGCGTACCGACAAGGGCAGCCTGACGCCGATCGACCCGCTGACGGGCAAGCACGGCAAGGAAGTGGCGGTCGACGACCCGTATAATATGTATTACACGCCGGACGGCAAGTCGGCCATCGTGGTGGCCGAAGCGCGCCACCGCCTGGACTTCAGGGATCCGAAGACCATGGCAGTGCAGTATTCGATCGACACGCCCCAGTGCGGCGGCATCAACCATGCCGATTTCTCGAACGACGGCCGCTATGCCATGTTTACCTGCGAGTTCGACGGCACCATCGCCAAGATCGACCTGGTCAATCGCAAGGTCGATGGCTACCTGAAACTGCAGATGCCGGCCAAGCGTTTTGCCGAGTCCGGCCCGGTGGGCGGCCCGGCGAATGAAATCTGCAGCGTCAAGAAGGGCATGCCGCAAGACATACGCATCTCGCCTGACGGCAAGAAATTCTTTATCGCCGACATGGACGCCGACGGCGTGCACATCGTCGATGGCGCCACCCTGAAGGAAATCGGCTTTATCCAGACCGGCGTCGGTGCGCACGGCCTGTACCCGAGCCGCGACGGCAAGAAGCTGTATGTGGCCAACCGCGGCACGCACCGCATCCATGGCAAGCGCAATGGCAAGGGCAGCGTCAGCGTGATCGATTTCGCCACCGAAAAAGTGGTGACGCAGTGGGTGATCCCGGGCGGCGGCAGTCCCGACATGGGCAATGTGTCGGCCGACGGCAAATACCTGTGGCTGTCCGGCCGCTTCGACGACGTGGTCTACCGCATCAATACCACCAGCGGCGAGGTGTCGAAAGTGAAAGTGGGCCAGGAGCCGCACGGCCTGACCGTGTGGCCGCAGCCGGGCCGCTATTCGCTGGGCCATACGGGCAACCTGCGTTAA